Within the Bacillus pumilus genome, the region CAAGGGACGAAAAAACTCTACATTAATGGCCAGTTTGTCACAAGTCACGATAACAAAACCTTTTCAACTCCTAACCCAGCCACAGGTGAAACCCTTATTGATGTATATGAAGCAGGTGCAAAAGACATTGATGAGGCAGTAAAAGCAGCCAAAAAAGCCTTTCATGGTCCTTGGCGCTCCATGTCTGCCGCCGAACGCGCCCGCTTCATGTTTAAGCTTGCTGATTTAATGGAAGAAAACCAAGAAGAGCTCGCGCAGCTTGAAACTCTAGATAACGGGAAGCCAATTAATGAAACAACCAATGCAGATATCCCTCTCGCAATCGAGCATATGCGCTATTATGCGGGCTGGACAACCAAAATAAGCGGACAAACCATTCCTGTCAGCAAAGGATACTTTAACTATACCCGTCATGAACCTGTTGGCGTTGTAGGACAAATCATTCCTTGGAACTTCCCGCTACTTATGGCCATGTGGAAAATGGGTGCGGCACTTGCGACTGGCTGCACCATCGTGTTAAAACCAGCAGAACAAACACCCCTCTCTGCGCTCTATTTAGCTGAATTAGTAGATAAAGCCGGCTTCCCAGAAGGTGTGATTAACATCGTTCCTGGATTTGGTGAAACAGCTGGGAACGCTTTAACCGATCACCCTGATGTAAACAAGATTGCCTTCACGGGGTCAACAAGTGTTGGGAAACTCATTATGGAGAAAGCTGCCAAATCCATTAAGAGAGTCACATTAGAACTTGGCGGAAAATCACCAAACATTATTTTGCCAGATGCCGATTTAAAGAAAGCCATTCCTGGTGCTTTAAATGGGGTTATGTTTAACCAAGGTCAAGTATGCTGTGCAGGTTCTAGGGTCTTTGTTCACCGGAGTCAATATGATGAGGTTGTTGATCAAATGGCTGAATATGCAACATCCCTCAAACAAGGAGCCGGTCTTCATCAAGATACACAAATCGGGCCTCTTGTCAGTAAAGAACAGCATGAGCGCGTGTTAGGCTATATTGAAAAAGGTAAATCAGAAGGTGCAACAGCTGTTGTCGGTGGCGATTGCCCTTATGAGGCTGGTTATTTTGTCTCCCCTACTGTTTTTAAAGATGTAGAAGATGATATGACCATCGCAAAAGAAGAAATCTTTGGACCTGTCCTATCTGCGATTCCTTACGATTCCATTGAAGAAGTGGTCGAAAGAGCCAACCAGTCTGACTATGGATTAGCCGCAGGACTTTGGACAGAAAACTTAAAGCATGCCCATGATATTGCTGCAAGCCTTGAAGCAGGCACGATTTGGGTCAACTGCTACAACGTCTTTGATGCTGCCTCCCCGTTTGGAGGATACAAGCAATCAGGTCTTGGCAGAGAAATGGGATCATACGCCCTTAACAACTATACAGAAGTCAAAAGTGTGTGGATTAACCTCCAAGACTAATGACGCCTATTAAGCCGGTGACCAAGTCATCGGCTTTTT harbors:
- a CDS encoding aldehyde dehydrogenase family protein is translated as MSSTTLQISSKLESFLQGTKKLYINGQFVTSHDNKTFSTPNPATGETLIDVYEAGAKDIDEAVKAAKKAFHGPWRSMSAAERARFMFKLADLMEENQEELAQLETLDNGKPINETTNADIPLAIEHMRYYAGWTTKISGQTIPVSKGYFNYTRHEPVGVVGQIIPWNFPLLMAMWKMGAALATGCTIVLKPAEQTPLSALYLAELVDKAGFPEGVINIVPGFGETAGNALTDHPDVNKIAFTGSTSVGKLIMEKAAKSIKRVTLELGGKSPNIILPDADLKKAIPGALNGVMFNQGQVCCAGSRVFVHRSQYDEVVDQMAEYATSLKQGAGLHQDTQIGPLVSKEQHERVLGYIEKGKSEGATAVVGGDCPYEAGYFVSPTVFKDVEDDMTIAKEEIFGPVLSAIPYDSIEEVVERANQSDYGLAAGLWTENLKHAHDIAASLEAGTIWVNCYNVFDAASPFGGYKQSGLGREMGSYALNNYTEVKSVWINLQD